The DNA sequence CGTCAATTGAACGTGGTATTCGGCACGATCAACACCGTTGTTCTGCTGACCAGCAGCCTGTTCGTGGCCATGGCGGTCACCGCCGTGCAACGGGGGGAGCCGCGCCGCACCCTGTGGCTGCTCGGCGGGACGATCCTCTGCGCGGCCATCTTCATGGCGATCAAGTACGTGGAGTGGAGCACCAAGATCCTGCACGGCATCTATCCCAACTCCCCCCACCTGGCTGCCGGCCCTCCGGGGGAGTCGGTGTTTTTTAGCCTGTACTTCATGACCACCGGCATCCACGGCCTGCACGTGCTGATCGGCGCCACGCTGTTGGCCTGGGTGGGGGCCAAGGTGAAACGGGGCGCCGTCCACAGCGGAGATTACATCCTGCTGGAGAACGGCGCCCTGTACTGGCACCTGGTGGACCTGATCTGGATTTTCATCTTCCCGCTGTATTACCTGATTCTCTAGGAGTCCCGCATGACGTCCGACACGAGTGCCCATCATATCGTAGGTTACGGCAAGCTGGCGCAGGTCTGGCTGGCCCTGTTGGCCCTGACCGCCCTGACCGTTCTGATCACCCGTGTCGAACTGGGCGGCTACAAGGTGCTGGGGGCGCTGACCATCGCCTGCCTCAAGTCGGGGCTCGTGATCGCATTCTTCATGCACATGAAGTACGAGGGGCGGCTCTTGCGCTGGCTTTTGTTCGTGGCCCTGGTGACCCTGGCCATCTTCATAGGCTTTACCTTCTTCGACGTGCTCTACCGCTGAGGAGCTACCGTGAATAGCGCATATCTCACCACCACGACCGAAGCCATCGACCCGGTCTTCATGTTCATCTTCGGGGCCTGCCTGGTACTCTTGGCCGGCATCACCGCGGCCATGGTGTTCTTTGTGGTCCGCTACCACCGTTCCCGGGCTCCGGAACCGACCTCCCAGGTCGCGGGCAATCTCTGGCTGGAAATCGTCTGGATCGTGCTCCCGACCCTTCTGGTGCTGGTCATGTTCTACTACGGCTGGGCGGGCTATCTGGCGCTGCGCAACGTGCCCACGGGGGCCATGGAGGTGACCGCCACGGCCCGCATGTGGTCGTGGAGCTTTGCCTACGCCAACGGGAGGACCAGTGACAAGCTGTATGTGCCGGTGAACAAGCCGGTGAGGGTGGAACTGGTTTCCCGGGATGTGATCCACGGATTCTACCTGCCCGCCTTCCGGGTCAAGCGGGATGTGGTGCCGGGGATGAAGAACCATGCCTGGTTCGTGGCCACCAAGCCCGGCTCCTACGACCTGTTCTGCTCCCAGTACTGCGGCACCGGCCATTCGGCCATGATCACCACCGTGGAGGCGCTGCCCGCGGCGGAGTTTGCCGCCTGGCTGGAACAGCGGACCGGCAAGGGGGAACTGCCCGGCCATGAACTCCTGGAAAAGCATGGCTGTCTGGGATGTCACACCCTGGATGGCACGCCGGGGGTCGGACCAACGCTCAAGGGGATCTGGGGGCGAAGCGAGACGGTCCTGAGCAATGGTGCGGAGCGGCATATCACCGTGGACGAGGCCTATCTGCGGCGCTCGCTGCTGGAACCGAACGCCGATGTGGTCAAGGGCTTCCAGCCGATCATGCCTCCCTTTGCCGGGGTGCTCACGGAGGGGGAGATCAAGGCGATCATCGCGTACCTCCGCACCGGCGGCGTCGCTTCCCCCAAACTCGACGGCAGGAAGCTGGCCCAGGAAAAGGGGTGTCTGGTCTGTCATTCCCTGGACGGCAGCCGTGGCGTCGGCCCCACCTTCAAGGGGCTGTTCGGCACCCGGGTTACGGTGCTGCGGGGGAAGACCAAGACCATTGTTACGGCCGACGAAGGATATCTGCGGGAGTCGATCCGCCAACCGGCGGCCGCCGTGGTGGAAGGGTTTCAGGCGATCATGCCCGCCGATCCCGCCCTGTCGGACGATGAGGTGACGGCCCTGGTGGGATTCATCGAGGGGCTCAGGTGATTGCCCCCCTGCTCAGGCTGTTCCGGCCGCGTTTGGCGCTCTTGAACGGCGTTGCCGCAGCGGGGGGCTACCTCCTCCACCCGGCCGGGGTGCGGGTCCTCTCCCTGGGGGCGCTTCTGGGCGGGGTGGCGCTCCTGGCCGCCGGGGGCTCCGCCATCAACCAGGTGGTAGAGCGGGACCTGGACCGCCTGATGGTGCGCACCAACCGGCGTCCCCTTCCCCAAGGCGACCTGACGCCCCTTTCCGCAACGGTCATCGGCGCGGCCGCCGTGACGGGCGGCCTGCTGCTCCTGGCAGCTGCCGGCGGTTTACGCCCCCCGCTGCTCGGCGCCGCGGCCCTGGTGTGGTATCTGGCGGTCTATACCCCCCTCAAGCGCCGCACCTCCCTTGCCCTGGCAGCGGGAGCGGCGTGCGGCGCTGCGCCGCCGCTGATCGGCTGGTGCCTGGCCGGGGGGAGCCCGGCGGATTACCGGGTCATGTTCCTGGCCGGGCTTTTGTACCTGTGGCAGATTCCCCATTTCTGGCTCTTCCAGCGCCGCCATGCCGCCGATTACCGCGCCGCCGGCATCCCGCTCCTCCGCCCTCCGGTCGGGGAGACCGGCCTGGTGTGGCTCTGGATGGCCGCTCTGACCGCCGCCGCCATGCTTTTGCCGGCCTTCGGCATCATCGGGCGGCAGGCCGCCCTCTGGTATGCCCTCTTTCCCCTGCCGCTGGCCGTCATCTCCCTGGCCCGTTCCGAAAGATTCCTCTTCCCGTACCTCAACCTGTTTCCGCTGCTGGTGACCGTCACGCTCTCCCTCGGCCGTTTTTGAACCGGCACATTGTTGCCGCCATCGATACCTTGCTCAGGAGGCTGTCATGTTCAGAATAACGATGCAGGCCTGTGCGGTTGTGCTGGTTGCCGTGTTTCTGCCGGGAGGGTGCAGCAATGAACCGCCCCAGGGGCGGGAACGCCCCCCGGCGGCAGCGCCCCGGCAGCAACAGGTGCAGAGGGGTGAGGAGTTGTTCAGGCAGTACTGCGCCGCCTGCCATCCCGATGGCGGCAATGTCAGCGACCCGGAACGCACCCTGCGGGGGCGGGCCCTGCGCTCGCACCATATCACCAGGCCCCAGGATATCGTGCGGATCATGCGTACCCCCATTTCACGCATGATCCGCTTCGATGCGGCAACCCTGTCCGACGAGGATGCCGGGGCAATCGCCGAGTATGTGCTGTACGCCTTCAGGTAGGATGGATACACGGGCAGGGGGCTGCCGCTGGTGCCACGGCGGTGAGCGCCCCGGTTGGTTGCTTTTTTTCGCCGGCATGATACTATCGGGCACACATTTCTCCCCGCGGACCGTTTTGGCTGGTTTTCGAGGTCGCAAGGCAGGTACGTCATGACGATATTCAGGGTGTTTGGTGCCGTAGCAGTTTTCTTTGTGGCTGTTTCACTCGCGGCTGTTCCCTCTTCAAACGTGTGGGCCGCGGAAGGGGCACGTGGGGGCAACGATCCGGCAATCCCCGCGTCGGCCGATCAGGTCTCGCCGGCTCCCCAAAAGAGTCTCGGCGCGGTTGTCCCCAAGAAGATGAAAAAGAAAAAATCGTCGGCCAAGGGCAAGGCGTTGCGCCCGGCGTCTTCGGCGGTCGTCGAAACCGCTCCCGGCAAAAGGCTCTCCATCGGGGAGGTCATGGCACTCCTGAAAACGGGGCGGGACCTGTCGGGCAGGAACCTGAGCGGCATGAACCTGACGGGGGTTAATCTCAGCAAGTGCAACCTGAAAGGCGTTGATCTGAGTAATGCCAACCTGGAGCGCGCCGACCTGGGGGAATCGGACTTGGAGCGGGCCAATCTTGCCGGCGCAAACCTGCGGATGGCCAGCCTGAAGTTGAGCGGCCTCACCGGCTCGAATCTGGAAAACGCCATTCTTGACGGGGCCATCTGGCAGGATGGCAGGATCTGCGGGAAAGGGTCCCATGGCATGTGCCGGGAAGCTGTTTCGCCCTTTGCTTCCAAGTAATCCGGCCTGAATCCGGGCACGATACCCGACCAATAGTTATTTACGGACACGTTCTCAACGACAAAAGGCGGCCATTGGCCGCCTTTTGTCGTGGTTGTGTGTCTGCGTTGTTCTTCAGTCCGGGCAAGGCTGCGTCGTTACGCCGCCAGATGGAGATCGTCGTTTTCCGTATACTTGGAGAACGCCTTGAGGAAGGATTTTTCCTTGCCGTTCTTGATGGTCTCCGTCAACGTACTATCCGTCGTCCGGGTCGTTCCACAGAACAGACAGGTCACCACATTCTCGGCGGACCCATCCGCAGCGGAATCAATCCCGAAATAGTGTCCATTGGTGTTGCATACTGGGCATGTCATGATTCTTCTCCTCTTTAAACTATCACTTTAATTTAGTAATACTATAAACGGCGTATTTGAAAAAAGCAAGTGGTAATACCAAAATTATTCAAACAAAACAAAATGTTACACGATTGTTGTATTACTGAATAGATATGTTTTCTATTTTTGAGCGCAAACATGATTTAGTATTACTATAAATAATTGAAATAAAAACAAAAAAATAAATCAAACAATATTTTGTAATTAAATGGCACGCCGCCGGCTTCGCTGTCGATTCGGCAGCGGGTGACGGCGCGGCACGCTAGCGGATGGGCATAAACCGTCAGAATAGAGGGGAAAAGCCGTGCGTGGGGGACGGGACTTCCGCGTGGCCGGGCGGAAAAGGCGGCCGATGGCCGCCTGGGAAGAACAGGTGCGGCATGGCTGGCATTCAGTCGGAGAGGTTGACGACGGTCCTCCCCCGGAGTCCGCCGTGCAGCATGGTCTGGATCTTTTGCTCAAGTTCATTGAGACCGCATTCGACGGCCATCCCGGCGAGGGTGTCCAATTTCCAGTCGTCCGCCAGGCGGTTCCAGACGGTGACGCGCGGTCCCATGGGGCATTGTACCGAGTCGATCCCCAAAAGTCCCACGCCTCTCAGAATGAAGGGGAAGACGTTGGCCGGAAGTTCCGAGGAACCGACCAGGCCGCAGCAGGTGACGGTCCCGCCGTAACGGGTCCCTTTGAGGATCGCCGCCAGGACGGTTCCTCCCACCACATCCACGGCGCCGGCCCAACGCTCCTTCATGAGCGGGCGCTCGCTCCCCTGCAGCAGTTCGTCGCGGCTGATGACCTCGGCGGCCCCGAGGGAGCGAAGGAACTCCCGTTCATGCTCCTTGCCGCTGGCTGCCACGACCCGGTAGCCGGCCTTTGCCAGCAGGCCAACGGCGATGCTTCCGACGCCTCCGGTGGCTCCGCTGACGAGGACGTCGCCGCTGGCCGGCCGCACCCCCGCCTCCATGAGCCGAAGCACCGAGAGTGCGGCGGTGAAACCGGCCGTGCCGAGTATCATGCTCTCCCGGAGGCTCAAGCCCGGCGGAAGTTTCAGCACCCAGGCCGCGGGTACGCGGATGTACTGCCCGAAACCGCCGGGGGTGCCCATGCCCAGGTCGTAGCCGGTGACGATCACCCGGTCGCCGGGGGAGAGGGCATCCGTGGAAGAGGCCGCAACCTCGCCGGCCGCATCCACACCCGGGGTATGGGGGAAGTTGCGGCTGACGCCGGGGTGGCCCGTGGCGGAAAGGGCATCCTTGTAGTTGAGGGAGGAGAAGTGGACCCTGATGATGACCTCTCCCGGCGGAAGGTCGCCGATCCGCCGTTCTCCGATGCGGCGCGTAAAGATCCCTTTGTGCGGCTCCTCGACGATCATGGCCTTGAAAACGGTATCTTCCATGGGCTCGCTCCTCTCGTGGCTTTGGGGAGGGGTTCTCCCCTCAAAGAAACATACCCCAATATACATGATTCACAAGCGCCGTCATGGAGCATTGCCATGGGGAATTCGAACGCCACTCCCCCGTGGGGCACCACGGTTTTCTGCTCTCCCTCGGCGTGGGCGAGCAGGAGACCGTGGCGATCGGGATCTGATCGTGAACCGAGGGGACGTAGCAACACCACATAGCGATACGACTGACGGAGCAATTGGCCCTGTGCAGACAGGGGGTAAATAGAAATAAAAGTGCTAAAGGTAACGCTGTTTGATGACGATGGGCCTAAAGTTGTATAAAATCCTGACTCAACGAGGAGTACTTAGATGGTTCATCGGCAGGTTTCCCGTTTCAGCATTCTGCAGCAGATCATTGCCCTGGCGTGCGTATCCATGGCCGGGTTCATGGTTTTTTCCCTCACGGCGTTCACCGTGCTCCACAAGGTAAAGGTCAATGGTCCGGTATACGGAGAGATCGTGCAGGGCAAGGACCTGGTTGCCGATATTCTGCCTCCCCCCGAATATATCATCGAACCGTATCTGATTGTCCTCCAGGCGCTGCACGAGCCGGATAAAACCAAGCAACAGCAGCTCTACGATAGCTTCACCAAGCTGAAGAAAGAGTACGAAGAACGCCATGCCTACTGGCAAAAGGAGTTGCCGGAGGGAGAGATGAAACAGCTTCTGGTGGATGGTTCCTATAACCCGGCCATGATGTTCTTCGACAAGGCCGTCAAGGAATTCTTTCCGGCTATCCAGCAAGGGGACAGGGCGAAAGCCGATGACATCGTAAAAACGTCCCTTGCCGGACTCTACGACACTCACCGCAAGCAGATCGACAAGCTGGTGGCCCTTACCGAGGCGAAAGGGAGCCTGATAGAAAAGGACACGGATAAACTGTTGGGTCGGTCCCAGGCGATCATGATCGGAGTTTGCTTCGTGGTGCTTCTGGGATGCGCCATCCTGAGCACCCTGATTATCAGAAGCATCAGCGGCACCTTTGCCTACTGCAGTTCCATAACCGACCGGATTGCCGCCGGCGACCTCTCCCTTGAGGTTGCCGTTGCCGGGCGCGGCAGCGTGCGGACGATGCTCTGCAGCCTGAAGAGCATGGTAGACGGTTTTCGCGATGTCATCGGCCGGGTCAGCGCGACCTCCGCCGATCTGGCCAACGCTTCCCGAAACCTTTCCGTGACCTCGCAGAGCATTGCCGATACGACCGAAAAGGTCGCCTCGGAGTCGGAAAGCGTCGCGACCGCCGGCGAGCAGATGGCCGGCACGTCCCACGAGATCTCCCGGAACTGCCATGTGGCTGCCGACAATTCCCAGGCGTCCAGTTCCATAGCGACGACCGGCGTGGATGTGGTGCAGCAGACCATCACGGTCATGGAACGGATTGCGGGACAGGTGAGGGCGCTCTCGGCCACGGTAGAGACCCTGGGGCGGCGGAGCGACCAGATCGGCGCGATCATCGTGACCATCGAGGATATTGCGGACCAGACGAATCTGCTGGCGCTCAATGCTGCCATCGAGGCGGCCCGGGCCGGCGAGCAGGGACGGGGATTTGCCGTTGTCGCCGACGAGGTCCGGGCGCTGGCGGAACGAACCACCACGGCGACCCGCGAGATCGGCGAGA is a window from the Oryzomonas sagensis genome containing:
- a CDS encoding cytochrome C oxidase subunit IV family protein gives rise to the protein MTSDTSAHHIVGYGKLAQVWLALLALTALTVLITRVELGGYKVLGALTIACLKSGLVIAFFMHMKYEGRLLRWLLFVALVTLAIFIGFTFFDVLYR
- a CDS encoding pentapeptide repeat-containing protein, which translates into the protein MTIFRVFGAVAVFFVAVSLAAVPSSNVWAAEGARGGNDPAIPASADQVSPAPQKSLGAVVPKKMKKKKSSAKGKALRPASSAVVETAPGKRLSIGEVMALLKTGRDLSGRNLSGMNLTGVNLSKCNLKGVDLSNANLERADLGESDLERANLAGANLRMASLKLSGLTGSNLENAILDGAIWQDGRICGKGSHGMCREAVSPFASK
- a CDS encoding YhdH/YhfP family quinone oxidoreductase yields the protein MEDTVFKAMIVEEPHKGIFTRRIGERRIGDLPPGEVIIRVHFSSLNYKDALSATGHPGVSRNFPHTPGVDAAGEVAASSTDALSPGDRVIVTGYDLGMGTPGGFGQYIRVPAAWVLKLPPGLSLRESMILGTAGFTAALSVLRLMEAGVRPASGDVLVSGATGGVGSIAVGLLAKAGYRVVAASGKEHEREFLRSLGAAEVISRDELLQGSERPLMKERWAGAVDVVGGTVLAAILKGTRYGGTVTCCGLVGSSELPANVFPFILRGVGLLGIDSVQCPMGPRVTVWNRLADDWKLDTLAGMAVECGLNELEQKIQTMLHGGLRGRTVVNLSD
- a CDS encoding cytochrome c oxidase subunit 3 family protein, encoding MSHLKDDSGAKLGMWLFLFTELLLFGGLFLLYSAYLSRYPHDFSSAGRQLNVVFGTINTVVLLTSSLFVAMAVTAVQRGEPRRTLWLLGGTILCAAIFMAIKYVEWSTKILHGIYPNSPHLAAGPPGESVFFSLYFMTTGIHGLHVLIGATLLAWVGAKVKRGAVHSGDYILLENGALYWHLVDLIWIFIFPLYYLIL
- a CDS encoding c-type cytochrome; translation: MFRITMQACAVVLVAVFLPGGCSNEPPQGRERPPAAAPRQQQVQRGEELFRQYCAACHPDGGNVSDPERTLRGRALRSHHITRPQDIVRIMRTPISRMIRFDAATLSDEDAGAIAEYVLYAFR
- a CDS encoding methyl-accepting chemotaxis protein translates to MVHRQVSRFSILQQIIALACVSMAGFMVFSLTAFTVLHKVKVNGPVYGEIVQGKDLVADILPPPEYIIEPYLIVLQALHEPDKTKQQQLYDSFTKLKKEYEERHAYWQKELPEGEMKQLLVDGSYNPAMMFFDKAVKEFFPAIQQGDRAKADDIVKTSLAGLYDTHRKQIDKLVALTEAKGSLIEKDTDKLLGRSQAIMIGVCFVVLLGCAILSTLIIRSISGTFAYCSSITDRIAAGDLSLEVAVAGRGSVRTMLCSLKSMVDGFRDVIGRVSATSADLANASRNLSVTSQSIADTTEKVASESESVATAGEQMAGTSHEISRNCHVAADNSQASSSIATTGVDVVQQTITVMERIAGQVRALSATVETLGRRSDQIGAIIVTIEDIADQTNLLALNAAIEAARAGEQGRGFAVVADEVRALAERTTTATREIGEMIKVIQTETSGAVRAMEEGVREVEGGTAVAGKSQHALHEIQEQVNSVSLQISQIATAAEEQTATTEQISSNIQHITLLVQDTAKGSHECADSASRLAGLADGLQAVVNRFRLA
- a CDS encoding UbiA family prenyltransferase, whose product is MIAPLLRLFRPRLALLNGVAAAGGYLLHPAGVRVLSLGALLGGVALLAAGGSAINQVVERDLDRLMVRTNRRPLPQGDLTPLSATVIGAAAVTGGLLLLAAAGGLRPPLLGAAALVWYLAVYTPLKRRTSLALAAGAACGAAPPLIGWCLAGGSPADYRVMFLAGLLYLWQIPHFWLFQRRHAADYRAAGIPLLRPPVGETGLVWLWMAALTAAAMLLPAFGIIGRQAALWYALFPLPLAVISLARSERFLFPYLNLFPLLVTVTLSLGRF
- the coxB gene encoding cytochrome c oxidase subunit II; its protein translation is MNSAYLTTTTEAIDPVFMFIFGACLVLLAGITAAMVFFVVRYHRSRAPEPTSQVAGNLWLEIVWIVLPTLLVLVMFYYGWAGYLALRNVPTGAMEVTATARMWSWSFAYANGRTSDKLYVPVNKPVRVELVSRDVIHGFYLPAFRVKRDVVPGMKNHAWFVATKPGSYDLFCSQYCGTGHSAMITTVEALPAAEFAAWLEQRTGKGELPGHELLEKHGCLGCHTLDGTPGVGPTLKGIWGRSETVLSNGAERHITVDEAYLRRSLLEPNADVVKGFQPIMPPFAGVLTEGEIKAIIAYLRTGGVASPKLDGRKLAQEKGCLVCHSLDGSRGVGPTFKGLFGTRVTVLRGKTKTIVTADEGYLRESIRQPAAAVVEGFQAIMPADPALSDDEVTALVGFIEGLR